actgcagccttgacttcccaggctcagatgattctcccacctcagcctcccgagtagctgggagcacaggcctgccaccacacccagctaatttgtgccTTTGTgagagacaggagtttcaccatatttgcccagactggtcttgaactcctgggcacaagtgatcctcatgccttggcatcccaaagtgctgggattacaggtataagccactacacccagccagatTGAGAATTTCTTCTCCAAAATGCCTATCTAGAAGTGTCTTGGGGCCGAGTAGCTGGTGGCTccgaagcctgtaatcccagcactttgagcagGCTTGGCGAGATCCGCGAgtcagagatgagaccatcctaactaatcgcggtgaaacccgtctcacaaAACTCCTGAAACTTCAGCAGTGTGattggctgagcctgtagtcccaactactcgggaggctgggctGAAATAAGTGAACAGGCgggcttacagtgagcgagatctggccactgcactcagcctgagcagCAAgccgaactccgtctcaaaaaaaaagagggtatGTATTTAGTTTCCAGATTTCTTGAAGTTTTAGATATTAGCATTATCTGAAAATCCAGAATCCAAAATGCTACAGTGAATCATCAGGGCAGTGCTCACAGTTtgggattttggattttctttctttttttttttgagagggagtctcgctctgtaagcccaggctggagtgtagtggtgcagtctcagctcactgcagagttccatctcccagattcacaattctagtgcctcagcctccttggcgctgggactacaggtgccatgcaccacagctaatttcttgtattttttagtagaggcgaggggtttcatcatgtccagccgggatgatctcgatctcctgacctcatgatccgccgcttcggcctcccaaagggtgtAGGGTTAGTGAGAAACCCTGCATTCAGCCAGGATTTAGAAGTTTTCAACCCACATATTTATACCCCATATGTGGCATGAGACATAGTTGTACTAGAAAACTATTATTTCTCTGATTTAGAGcagcttatcttttttttttttttgagacggagtctaagcTTTCTTCAcaccccaaggctggagtgtgagTGAGCgcgtcagctcactgcaacctcctgtcAGGGTTCAAGCGGTCCTCTCCAGCCTTCtgtcaactaattttttgtatttttctttttatttttattttttatttttggtaggtCTGGCTCCACATCGCCCAGGCtgcccggagtgcagtggccgatctcggctactgcaagctccgcctcggagttccctgccattctcctgcctcagcctcccgagtagctgggactacagaagccaccACCgcgccggctagttttgtatttttttttttagtagagcgaggtttcactgtgttagccaggatggtctcgatctcctggcctcgtgatccgcccgtctaccggcctcccaaagtgctgggattacaggcttgagcacgcccggccaattttgtatttttcttagaggcggggtttcaccatgttggtcaggctggtctcaaactcatgacctcgtgatctgcctgcgttggcctcccaaagtgctgggattgaggcAGGGTCATGCTTATTCttaaaaaattgtgttgtttATCTAAGATTCAGGCTTAAGTGGGCATCTTGTATTTTTTGCTAAATCTAGCAACTCTTTAACACCACGGCCACATGTTGGTGCCCATCAGAGGACACTGGGAGGCATGAAAAGCTCCATGATTACCAGTTGGTACGTGAGGAAGATGAGCAGATAGACAGACAGGACTGGGGTCCTCTCGGGGTCCCACCAGCCAAGCACAGACAGGTGCTTAATTCAGACTTGGACAGAAGATAGCTCAGGACCCGGATTTGAGTCCTACTCTGCTGCTCATAGGTGGGGCAGCTGCAGGAACTCAGGCTCAGCTTCCCAGCCTGTGAAATGGGTATTCAACTccacaaatattgattgagcCCTAACTTTGTGCAAGGCCCTACCCTCAATGCTGAAAGGGTACAAAAATGAATCTCCTCCTTTGAGGGTTAATCACAGGCTGCGTAAAATGCTACTACCCATCAGTGATGAGGAACTCTACTGGTTGCTTTGCATATGACATCAACCTTGAAAACAACCTCCCGACCAATTCCGTTAGAGAGATGGAATTGgccccacttttcttttttctttttttttttttttgagacagagtctcactgtgtctcccagaccggagtgcagtggcgcgatctcggctcactgcaagctccgccccccgggttcacgccattctcccgcctcagcctcccaagtagctgggactacaggcgcccgctaccgcgcccggctagttttttgtatttttagtagagacggggtttcaccatgttagccaggatagtctcgatctcctgaccttgtgatccacccgcctcggcttcccaaagtgctgggattacaggcttgagccaccgcgcccggccctggccccacttttcaaaagagaaaaccaggGCTCGAGAAGAGTCACAGATGGGGGTGTACTGATCCCCAAGCAGGTGGCTATCAGGGAGCCTGCCAACCTGTCAGCCACACTGTGGAGAGGGGAAGGCAGCCTGGTCTAGGCCCACATGTTGGGAGAACCACTAGGCCTGAGCCAAAGCCTCATCTCAAGGGGTGGTGGGCCACCGGGCTGAGGACCTAGGCGAGGAGGCAGGGGTCCGTAGGCTGTGTGGGGAACTGCCCTGTGGAGAGGGAGGGTGAAGTTCATTCTCCAAGAAATAgggacaggtgtgagccaggggTTCAGACCTCATATGCACGTTAGTGGGACTAGAATTTTGGTGTGGGAGGCTCATGCCTGAGGCAGGGTGCCAGGCGCCATCACTCCTGACTCCACCGGTGCCCCTCCTACCGGGCACTCAGAGGCTCTCTGAAGCCCCTGTCCCCAGCTCCCACTGGAGGGGCACACCTGCCTGGGCTGGTGAGAAACCACCACACCCACTTACTCCATGACCTGTCTGGACACTGGGAGAACAGAGACAAATAggaccctgcctccagcctgagcTGGAGTTGACACAGCTACTGTGTAAACGTGTGTGCAGAGCAGACAGAATGGAGCTTGAAGGTGCTATGATGGAGGTCTGTGTGGACTTCTGGGATTTCTGGGACTCAAAAAGGGAGGGAATGGTCAGTTCTACTTGAAAATTGTTCATTGAGCACTCACCATGCACTAAGTGCTTTACTTGtattatctcattgtttttttttttttttttgagatggagtctcgctctttcacccaggctggggtgcagtggcacgatctcggcttactgcaacctccagctcgcggggttcaagtgattcttctgcctcagcctcccgagtagctgggattacaggtgcccactaccacgcccagctaatttttgtatttctagtagagacagggtttcataatcttggccaggctggtcttgaactcctgacctcaagcaatccacccatctcagctttccaaagtgctgggattacaggtgtgagccaccgcacccagccggccATCTCATTTTTAAACACTGTGGCACAGGTAttattattgtcctcattttacagataagtaaactgaggcacagcagaGTCTAATTATTATGTTTTGCCTGGGGTCATACAGCTAGAagctggcagagccaggattcaaaccaggTTGGATTGCAGAACCTGTGCTCTTTGCTTTCACCgggtggggcaggtggggaggaAAGGCTGAGCAGGTGTGGCGTGTGAGCCAGACTTAATGACGCGGGGCTACCCAGGTGACGCAGGAGTGGGAAAAGACACAAGAGGCAGAGAGCAAAGGTTCAGAGGCAGGGACTTCCAAGCAACTCGCAGCCTGCGTTGGGTCTATGGGCTGAAGCCTGGACACCAGCCTTGGCCTGGAGTCCTCATGAGCCCCGCTAAGGTGTCAGGAGCCCCCTAGACCAGCCAGGGTTCTGGGGTGCAAACAGGAAACAATGCTGGCTGATTTGAGCAAAAAGGAGTTTATTGGGAGGATGCTGGGGAGTCCCAGAACTCATGGAAAGAAGAGACTTCAAAGGGCAAGCACTGTAGGGCGCCGACTGCCAGAACCAGGACGGGGGAGGGCCTGCAGACGAGCAAACACACATTCCCCCCACCAGACACTGCTGGACAGGCGGTGCCTTCATCCCTCCTCACACCCATTGCTCAAGGTGGGGAATCTGATCAGCTTAGGTCCTGGTTGCGGGGATCCACCAGCGACCATCCATTCTACCGCAGCACGGAGCATGGGAAGTCAGCAGAGCTTTCTGTTttggctggagagcagtggcacaatattggctcatcacaacttccacctcctgggttcaagccattctcctgcctcagccacccaagtagctgggattacaggcacccgccaccagggccagctaatttttctattgttagtagagacggagtttcaccatgttggccaagctggtcttgaactcctgacctcaagtgatccgccagtcttggcctcccaaaatgctgggattacaggtgtgagccactgcgcctggcccaatttccttctttttaaggctgaataatattccactgtatcgATAGGTCACACTTTATCCATTCAGGTGCTGGTAGACATTTGTGTTTCCAGCTGTTTGGTTATTGttgaataatgctgctaggaacatgggtgtacaaatctATTCCAATCCCTGCTTTTAACTTTCTCTGGTCTTATTACACTCAGATGTGAAATTgtattaaaaggtttttttttttttttttttttgagacggagtctcgctgtgtctcccaggctggagtgcagtggcgcgatctcggctcactgcaagctccgccccctgggttcacgccattctcccgcctcagcctcccaagtagctgggactacaggcgcccgctaccatgcccggctaattttttgtatttttagtagagacggggtttcaccgtgttagccaggatagtctcgatctcctgacctcgtgatccacccgcctcggcctcccaaagtgctgggattacaggcttgagccaccgcgcccggcattaaaaggttttaaaggtcaggcatggtggcacatgcctgtagtctcagctactcaggcggctgaggtgggaggatggcttgagtctgggaggtggaggttgcagtgagcccagatcacaatactgcagtccagcctgggcgacagagccagaccctgtctcaaaaaaaaaacgaaacaaacaaacaaacaaaggcaggggttttggctgggcatggtggctcacacctgtaatcccagcactttaggaggccgaggatggtggatcacctgaccaacatggagaaacccagtctctactaaaactacaaattagctgagtgtggtggcacatgcctgcaatcccagctactcaggggctgagggaggagaatcgcttgaactcgggaggcggaggctgtggtgtgccgagattgtgccattgcactccagcctgggtgacaagagtgaaactcagtccctctcccccccaaaaaaaaaaaaaaaaaagaaagggttttAAGGAGAGGAGAAATAGGCCCAGCACGCCAGCcatggtgattcacacctataaccccagcattttgggaggccgagttgggcggatcacctgaggtcaggagttcgagactagcctggccaacataatgaaatcccgtctctactaaaaatagaaaaattagccaggcatggtggcgggcacctgtaatcctaactactcgggaggctgaggcaggagaattgcttgaacccaggaggtggaggttgcagttagccaattgtgccaccacaccctagcctgggcaacaaaagtgaaactccacctcaaaattaaaaaattaaggaggGAAGAGACAGGATCATATTGTGTGTTTTAGGAAATATGTTCTAGCTGCAGTGCAGACAGTGTGGAGACACAGCAGCCAAAGGAAAGCACCCACAGGAGGCTAGTGCAATTGTCTGGTGACTGTGGAGTGGGGGGATGTTGAGGGGGATGGGGCTGGCCAGATGGGGTGAAGGAAGGAGCTGGTCCTGGGTTCCTGGCCTGCGTGACTGTGTCAGCTGGTGGCTCTGCTAATGGCACAGAGAACACAGGAGTAAGCAAGCTGCTGGATGAGCACAGCTTCAGATGACTTCCTGAAAGGCAGTTCTAGATTCTGATTTGTAGCTCAGGACAGTTTTAGGTTGGAGATAAAGATGGCCAAGTCTTGAGCAAGGAGGCAGTTCAGAGAACCTAAGGCTACCTGGCAAGAGCAGGCAGGTGGGAAAGAGGGTCCAGGACTGAGGCCTGGTATGCAGACATTTCAGGAAAAGCCAAGAAAAAGGAGCTGGCAGTGCCatagccccaaagagggtgtgcTGGCAGAGTCCTGAGCTTGGAATACTGGACATTAGGACATCACTGGTTACCTTTGAGCTGTAAAGAGAGTGATGAGGGCATTGGgaataaattcaaagaaagtaAACAGCAACTTGGAACGTTCCTTCAAGCTTAAAAGGAGGGAGTAATGGTGGTAGCTGACGACAGATGCTGgtcaactttttgttgtttttgtcttttgagacagggtctatattctgtcacccagactggagtgcaatggcgtcatcatggctcactgtagccccgacctcccaggctcaggtgatcctcccacctcagcctcctgagtggctaggactacagatgtgcgccaccacacccattttttttttttacatttttttgtagagtcagggtctccctatgttgcccagactggtcttgaactcctgagctcaagtgatcctcctgcctcggcttcccaaattgctaggattacaggtgtgagccactgtgcccagcctggttgtCATTTTTTaacaacaaagcaaataaaagccATTTAGGACTTGGCAGAAAGAGGAAGGTTTCAGAGACAAGATAATTGGATCAAAAGCCAAGGTGGAAAGGTTAGCCTTGAATAAGGGACCCGTGTCCTCTGGGTCAGAAAAGGAGGTCAAAGTGAATTAAGTCTGCGGAAAACTTAATGGCCTTGATTTGTTTGGATGACTAGGAGGCAAGTACGAGTATGGAGGATGGGATGGGAGGCTGGTCTGTGCCACCTACATGTAGGGTCCTAGCCTTACCTAAGGCCAAGTGGGAGAATTTCCAGGCATCAGCATCTTTGAGTAGCTCCCCAGGGGTCCCACAGCACCAGCTGCTACACAGCGTCCAGTCTGGACCATGGAGTGAGCAACTCAGGCTCCTTCAAAGGAGGCTGAAAGGGAATGGGGAACAAGGGCTGGACTTGGGAGGATGTTTACTTCCCAGGCATCTCCTGTGGGCACTGGGGGAGCTCTCAGCACCCTCACCCCAGACCCAACTTTCTTCCTCCTGGAAGAGGAGCGGATTAGGGACTGGACAGAAATAAACAAGACAAAGGGCAggacaggccgggcgtggtggctcacgcctgtaatcccagcactttgggaggccaaggagggcagatcacttgaggtcagagttcgagaccagcctggccaacatggtgaaaccccatctctaataaaaatattaaaattagctgggcttggtggcgggcgcctgtaaccccagctactggggaggctgaggcaggagaaacgcttgaacccgggaggtggaggttgcagtgagctgagagcacgccAGTggactccaacctaggcgacacagtgagactccgcctcaagaaaaaaaaaaaagtgaggcagGACAGTAATCTACCATGGGGCGAATGGGGGTGAGCGGGGCTGGGAGCGCCCGGACAAAGGGACAACTCCAGTGATGCAGCCCACAGGAGGCCTGGCCTTACCCTCGGCTCTGCCTTTGACTCAATAAAAGAAACAGTCCATGGACAGGCAGAAAATCTTTAATCAGGATTTTTTTCCAACTATAAAACAAAatcccatttttttccttaaatttagtTCCTCAGGAACAGAGAAGTTTGCAGTGATGATCTCAACTCCGCATCATCTGGTGACCCCTGATTCTGCAGGACTAAGACATTTCCCAAGAGTTCTGCCACATCAGCCAGTGAGGACAAGAGTTCTTCAGTGCGGTTCAGCTCAAGGACACCTAGGCCTCCCCCACAAGGGGGCTTGCTTGCAAGTCTGACAAAGCACAGAGCATTGAGCAGATGGCCTGGGACTCCCAGGCCTGGCAGAGGGTTTTATTAGGGCCTGCCTGGCCTGCAACGTTTCTTCCAAGTACCCTGACCCAGCACTCATCTTCACTGGCATTCTCTGTTATCCACTAGCTCCTCTGCACACCTCAGCGTCTACTTCCATGAACTTATAAACATCAAAAGGTACAACGGACTGGGGTGCGGTGGGAGAGTCGGGGCAGGGCAGCCTTCAAATCCACACTATTGAATCCTCAGTattcaaagaagagaaagatggggAAATTCTCCAGAAATCATGAGATGCATCCAGGCAGTGTTCTCATGTGAGAGGATAGGGAGGCCAAAAACTAAAATTGCTCTCAGCCCCCGCCGCTGTCTGGTACACAAGGAGTTTCCGAGGACTTTACAGGCATAGTCACAAAATGCTAGTAAGACTGGCACTCTTCAACTTTTTCTTCTAGGGCCAAGTAGACTCTGTGTAACTTATTTTGTAAGAAATGGGTGTGGGTGACAAGAGGGGCCAccttccacccctgcagcagagtGGTAAGACTCCAGCGTGGGCCCTGCGCAAGGCACCAGCCCAGAGGCCGTGAGCCACAGAAACCCACAGCACCTGGTGGCCCCTTTGCTCCAAGCAGCCAGTGCTCTATCAACCTGGCATTTACCAAACATCTCAACAGCAGACCAGAACTAGAAAACACAGCTTGTGTGTAGTACACACTTATGGTCTGAGACCCAACTAAGGCTCCCCACATCCTTCAAAACTCAGACTTCACAGGCTGAATGTCCAGCTTCTTCCTCCAAGATAGAATTGCCCTCAGCCCACAAATTCTCTCTGGGACTATTTACAGAATTGGAAGGAAAACCCACGGAACCGAAAACTTCTTTACGCAGATGGGTTCAGGAAGAAAGCCACCAACAGAAGGCAACTCAGGATGGaaaggccgaggctggcagaacCCCTGGGCCTATTTCCAAGGAGCCACCCTTCCCAGCAAGAGCAGAAGGTGCCCCTCACCTCAACCCTCAGCCCTTTAACTTCTGGCTGGGCCAGTGATTCTCCTCCACAGTCTATGGCCCATCTGGAAACTGGCTGTGGTACTTTGGAGAGATAGGAAGGACAGGACGACAAGAGACAGGACACCAGTGAGTGGCTGGGCCAGGCAGCCCCATTTCCTAAAACCAAGATGGCTGCCACTGCTGCCCAAGCCCTCAAAGGCAGACAGGCTTCATGCGCAGCACCAGCACACACACAGGTAACAAGACCAGGGGAGGGGACCCTAAGTGTCCCCTCCACAGGGAGGGGGCTATGTACAGGACAGGAGGGAGAGTCTGGCCAGGTGCACCCCCCACTGCATCTCATTCAACCAGGAGATCAAACTGCTCAGCAGCTTCAAACTCCGCGTTCATGGCCGCCGCCCACTCATCCAGCTCCGTTTTCTGAGGGAAGAGAAATGGGGAGCAGGTGAGTGAGAAGGGAACATGGTGGCTGGAGCATCTCACCCACACCCTACAGGTGCTGCCTATCCCCCAAAAGAGCCAGAGCCCCAGCCGTGCATGTCTGCCAGAGCACACGGCAGAGAAAAACCCCTGCCTCTCACTCACCAAGATCTCTGGCATCTTCTTCTTCTTACGTTTCTGTTTCTCGGGTGGTGGGGAGATTCCAGGGAGAGTCATGTCTGGGGCCCAGGGCTTTGCACAGACTCTGGGGACCTCAGTGAATTTGGAGCACACCACTGGTGAGACTCCGGACAAGTCTTCTGCCCCCAGCAGCCCCTCGAAGCCAAAGCAGGACCGGCGgcctggggtggaggtggaggcagagccCAGGGTCTCCAGCCGGCTGTAGGAACGCCTGACTTTCTTAGACATTTCCAAGTCTCTGGCATCCAGCTCTCCTTCCGTGGAGCTGGACTCGGCATCAGGGTTGGGCacaggagtggtggtgggggtggcaggGATGCTGTGTGTCTTGAAAAGGTCCTCT
The genomic region above belongs to Papio anubis isolate 15944 chromosome 12, Panubis1.0, whole genome shotgun sequence and contains:
- the CDCA5 gene encoding sororin isoform X4 produces the protein MSGRRTRSGGAAQRSGPRAPSPTKPLRRSQRKSGSELPSILPEIWPKTPSAAAIRKPIVLKRIVAHAVEVPAVQSPRRSPRIAFFLEKENEPPGRELTKEDLFKTHSIPATPTTTPVPNPDAESSSTEGELDARDLEMSKKVRRSYSRLETLGSASTSTPGRRSCFGFEGLLGAEDLSGVSPVVCSKFTEVPRVCAKPWAPDMTLPGISPPPEKQKRKKKKMPEILKTELDEWAAAMNAEFEAAEQFDLLVE